One segment of Zhihengliuella halotolerans DNA contains the following:
- a CDS encoding molybdate ABC transporter permease subunit: MSGSEAPSPRLVAAITPGWLWVPALVAVAVLAGPVIALTLATDPARLAGALSAPGARDAVVLSLATSGLSTLLCLVLGLPLAVLLHRMRGPGWRAVVLAVLRIILIVPLVLSPVVSGLALLYLWGRQGLLGGALEAMGLPVAYTPAAVVLVQVFVALPFLTVAALSSLEGVDGDLELAAANSGASATQILRHVTFPLAAPGIVLGALLAFARALGEYGATITFAGSVAGATRTIPLQIELAFNSADPEAALGLALALIGFYLFVIAAAGLAYVLLRRGREDRRAGRDA; the protein is encoded by the coding sequence GTGAGCGGGTCCGAGGCACCCTCGCCGCGGCTCGTGGCCGCGATCACGCCCGGCTGGCTGTGGGTCCCCGCGCTGGTCGCGGTCGCCGTGCTCGCCGGCCCGGTCATCGCTCTGACCCTGGCGACCGACCCGGCCCGGCTGGCCGGCGCACTGAGTGCGCCCGGGGCGCGCGATGCCGTCGTGCTGTCCCTGGCGACGTCCGGTCTCTCGACCCTGCTCTGCCTCGTCCTCGGGCTGCCGCTGGCCGTGCTGTTGCACCGGATGCGCGGGCCCGGCTGGAGGGCGGTGGTGCTGGCGGTGCTGCGGATCATTCTCATCGTCCCGCTCGTGCTCTCCCCGGTCGTGTCGGGTCTGGCGCTCCTGTACCTCTGGGGGCGGCAGGGACTGCTCGGCGGGGCGCTCGAGGCGATGGGCCTGCCCGTCGCCTACACGCCGGCCGCCGTCGTGCTGGTGCAGGTCTTCGTCGCGCTGCCGTTCCTGACGGTTGCCGCACTCTCGAGCCTCGAGGGGGTCGACGGCGACCTCGAACTCGCCGCCGCCAACTCCGGGGCCTCCGCCACCCAGATCCTGCGGCACGTGACCTTCCCGCTCGCCGCGCCCGGCATCGTGCTCGGTGCGCTCCTGGCCTTCGCCCGGGCCCTCGGCGAGTACGGGGCGACGATCACGTTCGCCGGGTCCGTCGCCGGCGCCACCCGCACCATTCCGCTGCAGATCGAGCTCGCTTTCAACTCCGCGGATCCCGAGGCGGCCCTCGGCCTCGCGCTCGCGCTCATCGGCTTCTACCTCTTCGTCATCGCCGCGGCCGGGCTCGCCTACGTCCTGCTGCGCCGCGGACGCGAAGACCGGCGCGCGGGGCGCGACGCCTAG
- the modA gene encoding molybdate ABC transporter substrate-binding protein → MHNTPWPRRLRVTRAAAALAGAGALALAATGCAAGEAHLVFAAPSSFADVAPKLADAYAAEHEGTRPTITLGSSAQLVQQANAGTAPDVLVTADERAPEALTDPGDYEHLGVVAANTLVLVTGDAARAHDDVAAWLPAARVALCAPDVPCGRAADAWLRESGLESAVADASLEANVRQVLSKVSSGQADAGFVYATDAAADPSLTAIPLEAEANRYPVLVGESDAARDFGSWLLGDEAQEILTDAGFEPGGGR, encoded by the coding sequence ATGCACAACACCCCCTGGCCGCGCCGGCTGCGCGTCACGCGTGCCGCGGCGGCGCTGGCCGGCGCCGGGGCGCTGGCTCTGGCCGCGACCGGATGCGCGGCCGGCGAGGCGCACCTCGTGTTCGCGGCGCCGTCGTCGTTCGCGGACGTCGCCCCGAAGCTCGCGGACGCGTACGCCGCCGAGCACGAGGGCACCCGCCCGACGATCACCCTGGGATCCTCCGCCCAGCTCGTGCAGCAGGCCAACGCGGGAACCGCCCCCGACGTGCTCGTGACCGCCGACGAGCGGGCGCCCGAGGCGCTGACCGACCCCGGCGACTACGAGCACCTCGGCGTGGTGGCCGCCAACACGCTCGTCCTCGTCACCGGCGACGCGGCGCGCGCACACGACGACGTCGCCGCCTGGCTGCCCGCCGCGCGCGTCGCCCTGTGCGCGCCGGACGTCCCGTGCGGGCGCGCGGCCGATGCCTGGCTGCGCGAGAGCGGGCTGGAGTCCGCGGTCGCTGACGCGTCCCTCGAGGCGAACGTGCGCCAGGTACTCTCCAAGGTCTCGAGCGGGCAGGCCGACGCCGGATTCGTCTACGCGACCGACGCCGCCGCAGACCCGTCCCTGACGGCGATCCCGCTGGAGGCCGAGGCCAACCGGTACCCGGTGCTCGTGGGCGAGTCGGACGCGGCCCGGGACTTCGGGTCCTGGCTGCTGGGCGATGAGGCGCAGGAGATCCTCACCGACGCCGGATTCGAGCCCGGGGGCGGCCGGTGA
- the moaA gene encoding GTP 3',8-cyclase MoaA: protein MNASGPPARRSLPIRAVDPADARLDPAPGDAPAGPPPAPADGQRGLVDRFGRVATDLRISLIDKCNLRCTYCMPADGMAWLPKSKLMTAAEVRRIVMIGVRDLGVRELRLTGGEPLVRVDLVDIVAGIREDHPDLPISLTTNAVGLEKKAEALAAAGLSRINVSLDTLHASTFKELARRDQLDATLDGVAAAHAAGLTPIKINAVLMRGVNDHEAPQLLDWALKRGYELRFIEQMPLDADHGWRKENMVTSAEIRESLAAGGFVLSSDPRERNGAPAERFQVARAESTESIEGTVGIIASVTEPFCTDCRRTRITAEGRIMACLFSRTETDLLDLLRSDASDEDIANRWREAMWGKPRAHGMDHTGLGDEDFVQPDRSMSAIGG from the coding sequence ATGAACGCTTCTGGTCCTCCGGCACGCCGTTCGCTGCCCATCCGGGCCGTGGACCCCGCCGACGCGCGCCTCGATCCGGCCCCCGGGGACGCCCCCGCCGGCCCGCCGCCCGCGCCCGCCGACGGGCAGCGCGGCCTCGTCGACCGCTTCGGACGCGTCGCCACCGACCTGCGGATCTCGCTGATCGACAAGTGCAACCTGCGCTGCACGTACTGCATGCCGGCCGACGGCATGGCCTGGCTGCCCAAGTCGAAGCTCATGACCGCCGCCGAGGTGCGCCGGATCGTCATGATCGGCGTGCGCGACCTCGGCGTGCGCGAGCTCCGGCTCACGGGCGGCGAGCCGCTCGTGCGCGTCGACCTCGTCGACATCGTCGCCGGCATCCGCGAAGACCACCCGGACCTGCCGATCTCGCTGACGACGAACGCCGTCGGGCTCGAGAAGAAGGCCGAGGCGCTCGCCGCGGCCGGGCTGAGCCGAATCAACGTCTCGCTCGACACGCTGCACGCGTCGACGTTCAAGGAACTCGCGCGCCGCGACCAGCTGGACGCGACCCTCGACGGCGTCGCCGCAGCCCACGCTGCCGGGCTGACGCCGATCAAGATCAACGCCGTGCTGATGCGCGGCGTGAACGACCACGAAGCCCCCCAGCTGCTCGACTGGGCGCTCAAGCGCGGCTACGAGCTGCGCTTCATCGAGCAGATGCCCCTCGACGCGGACCACGGCTGGCGCAAGGAGAACATGGTCACCTCAGCCGAGATCCGCGAGTCTCTGGCGGCCGGCGGCTTCGTCCTCTCCTCCGATCCGCGGGAACGCAACGGCGCCCCGGCGGAACGCTTCCAGGTCGCCCGCGCTGAGAGCACGGAGAGCATCGAGGGCACGGTCGGCATCATCGCCTCCGTGACCGAGCCGTTCTGCACCGACTGCCGACGCACCCGCATCACGGCCGAGGGCCGGATCATGGCGTGTCTGTTCTCCCGCACCGAGACGGACCTGCTGGACCTGCTCCGCTCCGACGCGAGCGACGAAGACATCGCGAACCGCTGGCGCGAGGCCATGTGGGGCAAGCCGCGCGCCCACGGAATGGACCACACCGGCCTCGGCGACGAGGACTTCGTACAACCCGACCGTTCGATGAGCGCCATCGGCGGCTAG
- a CDS encoding MoaD/ThiS family protein, whose product MLIRYFAAAAAAAGRTEEKLDASSLPSPTLAAVIERLAALHPAAAPEPGQLGRAPSLERVLSRSTFLVNEVSERDPARTLADGDVVDVLPPFAGG is encoded by the coding sequence GTGCTGATCCGCTACTTCGCCGCGGCCGCGGCCGCCGCCGGGCGCACCGAGGAGAAACTCGACGCGTCCAGCCTCCCATCCCCCACGCTCGCCGCGGTGATAGAGCGCCTCGCCGCGCTGCACCCGGCCGCTGCCCCGGAGCCCGGGCAGCTGGGCCGGGCTCCCTCACTCGAGCGCGTTCTGTCCCGTTCGACGTTCCTCGTCAACGAGGTCTCCGAACGGGACCCGGCGCGCACCCTGGCCGACGGCGACGTCGTCGACGTGCTGCCGCCCTTCGCCGGCGGCTGA